In Chaetodon trifascialis isolate fChaTrf1 chromosome 23, fChaTrf1.hap1, whole genome shotgun sequence, the following proteins share a genomic window:
- the eno3 gene encoding beta-enolase isoform X1: MALHRISAAVRMSITKIHAREILDSRGNPTVEVDLWTAKGLFRAAVPSGASTGVHEALELRDGDKSRYLGKGTVKAVDHVNKDIAPKLIAKNFSVVEQEKIDKFMLELDGTENKSQFGANAILGVSLAVCKAGAAEKGVPLYRHIADLAGHKDVILPVPAFNVINGGSHAGNKLAMQEFMILPVGAANFHEAMRIGAEVYHNLKNVIKAKYGKDATNVGDEGGFAPNILENNEALELLKVAIEKAGYPDKIIIGMDVAASEFFRSGKYDLDFKSPDDPSRHITGEKLGDLYRSFIKGYPVQSIEDPFDQDDWENWTKFTASVDIQIVGDDLTVTNPKRIQQAVDKKACNCLLLKVNQIGSVTESIQACKLAQNSGWGVMVSHRSGETEDTFISDLVVGLCTGQIKTGAPCRSERLAKYNQLMRIEEELGDKAKFAGKDFRHPKIN; encoded by the exons ATGGCGTTACACAGGATCTCAGCAGcag tCAGGATGTCTATCACTAAGATTCACGCCCGGGAGATTCTGGACTCCAGAGGAAACCCCACAGTGGAGGTGGACCTGTGGACGGCCAAAG gtctCTTCCGGGCAGCTGTTCCCAGCGGTGCGTCCACTGGAGTCCATGAAGCTCTGGAGCTTCGTGATGGGGATAAGAGCCGTTACCTGGGCAAAG GCACCGTGAAGGCTGTGGACCATGTCAACAAGGACATCGCCCCCAAGCTGATTGCAAAG AACTTCAGCGTTGTCGAGCAGGAGAAGATTGACAAGTTCATGCTGGAGTTGGACGGTACTGAGAACAAAT ctcagttTGGTGCTAACGCCATCCTGGGCGTGTCGCTGGCCGTCTGTAAGGccggagcagcagagaaaggagtTCCTCTTTACCGCCACATCGCCGACCTCGCCGGACACAAAGATGTCatacttcctgttcct GCCTTTAACGTCATTAATGGAGGAAGCCACGCAGGAAACAAACTGGCCATGCAGGAGTTCATGATTCTGCCGGTTGGAGCCGCTAACTTCCACGAAGCCATGAGGATCGGAGCTGAG GTCTACCACAACCTGAAGAACGTGATCAAGGCCAAGTACGGTAAAGACGCCACCAACGTGGGAGACGAGGGAGGCTTCGCCCCCAACATCCTGGAGAACAATGAGG ctctggagctgctgaaggtcGCCATCGAGAAGGCCGGTTACCCCGACAAGATCATCATCGGGATGGACGTGGCGGCGTCCGAGTTCTTCCGCAGCGGCAAGTACGACCTGGACTTCAAGTCGCCCGATGACCCATCCAGACACATCACCGGAGAGAAGCTGGGAGACCTGTACCGCAGCTTCATCAAGGGTTACCCCg ttCAGTCCATTGAGGATCCCTTTGATCAGGACGATTGGGAGAACTGGACCAAGTTCACCGCCTCTGTCGAcatccag ATTGTGGGAGACGACCTGACGGTGACCAATCCCAAGAGGATCCAGCAGGCGGTCGACAAGAAGGCCTGTAACTGTCTGCTGCTCAAAGTCAACCAGATCGGCTCCGTGACTGAGTCCATCCAGGC gtgtaAGCTGGCTCAGAACAGCGGTTGGGGAGTGATGGTCAGCCACCGCTCCGGAGAGACTGAGGACACCTTCATCTCTGACCTGGTGGTCGGACTCTGCACcggacag ATTAAGACCGGTGCCCCCTGCAGGTCAGAGCGTTTGGCCAAATACAACCAGCTGATGAG gatCGAGGAGGAGCTCGGAGACAAGGCCAAGTTCGCCGGCAAAGACTTCCGCCACCCAAAGATCAACTAA
- the eno3 gene encoding beta-enolase isoform X2, translating to MSITKIHAREILDSRGNPTVEVDLWTAKGLFRAAVPSGASTGVHEALELRDGDKSRYLGKGTVKAVDHVNKDIAPKLIAKNFSVVEQEKIDKFMLELDGTENKSQFGANAILGVSLAVCKAGAAEKGVPLYRHIADLAGHKDVILPVPAFNVINGGSHAGNKLAMQEFMILPVGAANFHEAMRIGAEVYHNLKNVIKAKYGKDATNVGDEGGFAPNILENNEALELLKVAIEKAGYPDKIIIGMDVAASEFFRSGKYDLDFKSPDDPSRHITGEKLGDLYRSFIKGYPVQSIEDPFDQDDWENWTKFTASVDIQIVGDDLTVTNPKRIQQAVDKKACNCLLLKVNQIGSVTESIQACKLAQNSGWGVMVSHRSGETEDTFISDLVVGLCTGQIKTGAPCRSERLAKYNQLMRIEEELGDKAKFAGKDFRHPKIN from the exons ATGTCTATCACTAAGATTCACGCCCGGGAGATTCTGGACTCCAGAGGAAACCCCACAGTGGAGGTGGACCTGTGGACGGCCAAAG gtctCTTCCGGGCAGCTGTTCCCAGCGGTGCGTCCACTGGAGTCCATGAAGCTCTGGAGCTTCGTGATGGGGATAAGAGCCGTTACCTGGGCAAAG GCACCGTGAAGGCTGTGGACCATGTCAACAAGGACATCGCCCCCAAGCTGATTGCAAAG AACTTCAGCGTTGTCGAGCAGGAGAAGATTGACAAGTTCATGCTGGAGTTGGACGGTACTGAGAACAAAT ctcagttTGGTGCTAACGCCATCCTGGGCGTGTCGCTGGCCGTCTGTAAGGccggagcagcagagaaaggagtTCCTCTTTACCGCCACATCGCCGACCTCGCCGGACACAAAGATGTCatacttcctgttcct GCCTTTAACGTCATTAATGGAGGAAGCCACGCAGGAAACAAACTGGCCATGCAGGAGTTCATGATTCTGCCGGTTGGAGCCGCTAACTTCCACGAAGCCATGAGGATCGGAGCTGAG GTCTACCACAACCTGAAGAACGTGATCAAGGCCAAGTACGGTAAAGACGCCACCAACGTGGGAGACGAGGGAGGCTTCGCCCCCAACATCCTGGAGAACAATGAGG ctctggagctgctgaaggtcGCCATCGAGAAGGCCGGTTACCCCGACAAGATCATCATCGGGATGGACGTGGCGGCGTCCGAGTTCTTCCGCAGCGGCAAGTACGACCTGGACTTCAAGTCGCCCGATGACCCATCCAGACACATCACCGGAGAGAAGCTGGGAGACCTGTACCGCAGCTTCATCAAGGGTTACCCCg ttCAGTCCATTGAGGATCCCTTTGATCAGGACGATTGGGAGAACTGGACCAAGTTCACCGCCTCTGTCGAcatccag ATTGTGGGAGACGACCTGACGGTGACCAATCCCAAGAGGATCCAGCAGGCGGTCGACAAGAAGGCCTGTAACTGTCTGCTGCTCAAAGTCAACCAGATCGGCTCCGTGACTGAGTCCATCCAGGC gtgtaAGCTGGCTCAGAACAGCGGTTGGGGAGTGATGGTCAGCCACCGCTCCGGAGAGACTGAGGACACCTTCATCTCTGACCTGGTGGTCGGACTCTGCACcggacag ATTAAGACCGGTGCCCCCTGCAGGTCAGAGCGTTTGGCCAAATACAACCAGCTGATGAG gatCGAGGAGGAGCTCGGAGACAAGGCCAAGTTCGCCGGCAAAGACTTCCGCCACCCAAAGATCAACTAA